A section of the Asticcacaulis sp. EMRT-3 genome encodes:
- the frr gene encoding ribosome recycling factor, which produces MALPDLTKYRDRMDKAVSALKDDFGGLRTGRASSSLLDQVTVDAYGSTMALNACAAVSVPEPRMISVNVWDRGLVIAVEKAIRNAGLGLNPITDGQTLRIPIPPLTEERRKELAKIAGKYTETQRVAVRNVRREAMEDLKKAEKASEISEDEEKKGGVEIQGFTDAAIKRIDEMLKAKEVEIMQV; this is translated from the coding sequence ATGGCCCTGCCTGATCTTACCAAATACCGCGACCGCATGGACAAGGCGGTATCGGCGCTGAAGGACGATTTCGGCGGCCTGCGCACCGGCCGCGCCTCGTCATCCCTGCTCGACCAGGTGACGGTCGATGCCTATGGCTCGACGATGGCGCTCAATGCCTGCGCCGCCGTCAGCGTGCCGGAACCGCGCATGATCAGCGTCAATGTCTGGGATCGCGGCCTGGTGATCGCGGTTGAAAAGGCCATCCGCAATGCCGGGCTTGGTCTCAATCCGATCACCGACGGTCAGACCCTGCGTATTCCAATTCCGCCCCTGACCGAGGAGCGCCGCAAGGAACTGGCTAAGATTGCCGGTAAATATACCGAAACCCAGCGCGTGGCTGTGCGCAATGTGCGCCGCGAAGCGATGGAAGATCTCAAAAAGGCGGAAAAGGCCTCTGAGATCAGCGAAGACGAAGAGAAGAAGGGCGGCGTCGAAATCCAGGGGTTTACCGACGCGGCCATCAAGCGTATCGACGAAATGCTGAAGGCGAAAGAAGTCGAGATCATGCAGGTTTAA
- the pyrH gene encoding UMP kinase — translation MTHDALKTDAGLKYKRILLKVSGEVLMGEQGFGIDMKTVQAVAEEVAAVARLGVELCLVIGGGNIFRGLSKAAVGMERSSADYMGMLATVMNALAMQNALEKQGIDTRVQSAIQMDAVCEPFIRRRAIRHLEKGRVVIFAAGTGAPYFTTDTAAALRAAEMNCDALFKGTSVDGVYTADPKKDASAQRYDELSYLEVLSQDLKVMDASAVSLMRENDIPIVVFSIRTPGALDEVIHGRGTHTVITQ, via the coding sequence ATGACACACGATGCGCTGAAAACCGATGCCGGTCTGAAATACAAACGCATCCTGCTCAAGGTGTCGGGCGAGGTGCTGATGGGCGAGCAGGGCTTCGGCATTGATATGAAGACCGTGCAGGCTGTGGCCGAAGAGGTGGCTGCCGTGGCTCGGCTGGGCGTTGAGCTGTGTCTGGTAATCGGCGGCGGCAATATTTTTCGTGGCCTGTCGAAGGCCGCTGTCGGCATGGAGCGTTCGTCAGCCGATTATATGGGGATGCTGGCCACGGTTATGAATGCCCTGGCGATGCAGAATGCGCTGGAAAAACAGGGCATTGATACGCGCGTGCAATCGGCTATCCAGATGGATGCGGTTTGTGAGCCGTTTATCCGCCGCCGCGCCATTCGCCACCTCGAAAAGGGCCGCGTCGTGATCTTCGCGGCAGGCACGGGCGCACCCTATTTCACGACCGACACCGCCGCCGCTTTGCGCGCCGCCGAAATGAATTGCGATGCTCTGTTCAAGGGCACGTCGGTGGACGGTGTTTACACAGCCGACCCGAAGAAGGATGCTTCGGCGCAGCGCTATGACGAACTGAGCTATCTTGAAGTTTTGTCGCAGGATCTGAAGGTGATGGATGCCTCCGCCGTTTCGCTGATGCGCGAGAATGACATCCCCATCGTTGTTTTTTCCATCCGAACGCCCGGCGCCCTGGATGAGGTTATTCACGGTCGTGGCACGCACACAGTTATTACACAATAA
- the tsf gene encoding translation elongation factor Ts: MAEITATLVKDLREKSGVGMMDCKKALQENDGDIEAAMDWLRTKGLSKAAKKADRVAAEGLVTVATEANGAGMTAAAVEVNAETDFVSRNELFQNLARKAGVAGLKDGTVEGVAAAVSDELTNLIATIGENMVVRRVARYSVDQGVVASYIHNAIAPDLGRIAVLVAIESAGDPDVLKDVGRKIAMHVAATQPLSLSTDDLDQAAVEREKAIFTEQALASGKPAQVVEKMVEGRIRKFFEEVVLMKQAFVMNPDQTIEQLVADTAKGLGTPVTVKAFTRLALGEGVEKKVDDFAAEVASMTGGV; the protein is encoded by the coding sequence ATGGCTGAAATCACAGCAACCCTGGTTAAGGATCTGCGCGAAAAATCGGGCGTGGGCATGATGGACTGCAAGAAGGCGTTGCAGGAAAATGACGGTGACATCGAAGCGGCGATGGACTGGCTGCGCACCAAGGGCCTGTCCAAGGCCGCCAAGAAGGCTGACCGCGTGGCTGCTGAAGGTCTGGTGACCGTGGCCACCGAAGCCAATGGCGCGGGCATGACGGCGGCTGCCGTCGAGGTCAATGCCGAAACCGATTTCGTGTCGCGTAACGAACTGTTCCAGAATCTGGCTCGCAAGGCCGGTGTGGCCGGTCTGAAGGACGGTACGGTTGAAGGCGTGGCGGCTGCGGTGAGCGACGAACTGACCAACCTGATCGCCACGATCGGCGAAAATATGGTTGTGCGCCGCGTGGCGCGCTATTCGGTCGATCAGGGCGTCGTGGCCTCCTATATCCACAATGCCATCGCCCCCGATCTCGGTCGCATCGCCGTGCTGGTGGCCATTGAATCGGCGGGCGACCCCGACGTTCTGAAGGATGTCGGCCGTAAGATCGCCATGCACGTAGCGGCCACCCAGCCGCTGTCGCTGTCCACCGATGATCTCGATCAGGCGGCTGTTGAACGCGAAAAGGCGATCTTCACCGAGCAGGCTCTGGCTTCGGGTAAGCCCGCTCAGGTCGTGGAAAAGATGGTCGAAGGCCGCATCCGCAAGTTCTTCGAAGAGGTGGTGCTGATGAAGCAGGCCTTCGTGATGAACCCGGATCAGACCATTGAGCAACTGGTGGCGGATACTGCCAAGGGCCTCGGCACGCCGGTCACGGTGAAGGCGTTCACGCGCCTCGCTCTCGGTGAAGGCGTGGAAAAGAAGGTTGACGATTTCGCGGCTGAAGTGGCCTCGATGACGGGCGGCGTCTAA
- the rpsB gene encoding 30S ribosomal protein S2 yields MAMPEISMRLLLEAGAHFGHQTHRWNPKMERYLFGARSNIHIIDLSQSLPLFHQALLKVREVAAAGGRVLFVGTKRQAQGPVATSAKRSAQYFVNHRWLGGTLTNWRTISGSIQRLRELEQVLDNNPAGRTKKELLTLTREREKLELSLGGIKDMGGIPDLMFVIDTNKEAIAIQEARKLNIPVIAILDSNSDPDGITYPVPGNDDAARALQLYCDLVADAVLDGLAASQSASGIDLGAAIAPVEPALAQDIAAEVAPEATASEA; encoded by the coding sequence ATGGCCATGCCAGAAATCTCAATGCGCCTCCTGCTTGAAGCCGGTGCGCACTTCGGTCACCAGACTCATCGCTGGAACCCGAAAATGGAACGTTACCTGTTCGGTGCGCGCTCCAATATCCATATTATTGACCTGTCGCAAAGCCTGCCTTTGTTCCATCAGGCGCTTTTGAAGGTGCGTGAAGTGGCCGCTGCCGGTGGCCGCGTCCTGTTCGTGGGCACCAAGCGCCAGGCGCAAGGCCCGGTGGCGACTTCGGCCAAGCGTTCGGCCCAGTATTTCGTCAATCACCGCTGGCTCGGCGGCACCCTGACCAATTGGCGCACCATTTCGGGTTCGATCCAGCGTCTGCGCGAACTGGAACAGGTGCTTGACAATAATCCGGCCGGTCGCACCAAGAAGGAATTGCTGACCCTGACGCGCGAGCGCGAAAAGCTGGAACTGAGCCTGGGCGGTATCAAGGACATGGGCGGCATCCCCGACCTGATGTTCGTGATCGACACCAACAAGGAAGCGATCGCCATTCAGGAAGCCCGCAAGCTCAATATTCCGGTGATCGCCATCCTCGATTCGAATTCCGATCCGGACGGCATCACCTATCCTGTACCGGGCAATGACGACGCGGCGCGCGCGCTGCAACTGTATTGCGACCTGGTGGCGGACGCCGTTCTGGACGGTTTGGCAGCCAGCCAAAGCGCTTCGGGCATCGATCTGGGTGCGGCGATTGCGCCGGTTGAGCCCGCGCTGGCGCAGGACATCGCTGCCGAAGTGGCCCCTGAAGCCACGGCTTCGGAAGCGTAA